In a single window of the Delftia tsuruhatensis genome:
- the iolB gene encoding 5-deoxy-glucuronate isomerase yields the protein MNLLVKAATGRTITDITPASAGWKHIHFKALRLEAGDREHWATGSLEYCITVLTGQVDVQVGRQAFSALGSRASVFEESAPTAVYVPPGQEVRITARGAAEVALSAAPATGRHATRVIAPEGMRRSVRGQGSNTRHVCDILPETEAAESLLVVEVITPAGNSSSYPPHKHDSADPADPTAETVLEETYFHLLNPSQGFAFQRVYTDDRSIDEAMAVEHRDTVLVPRGYHPCVAPHGYDLYYLNTMAGPERRWAFRNDPAHEWMLRPR from the coding sequence ATGAACCTGCTCGTCAAGGCCGCAACCGGCCGCACCATCACCGACATCACGCCCGCCAGCGCGGGCTGGAAGCACATCCACTTCAAGGCCCTGCGGCTGGAGGCGGGCGACCGCGAACACTGGGCCACGGGATCGCTGGAGTACTGCATCACCGTGCTCACGGGCCAGGTGGACGTGCAGGTCGGCCGCCAGGCCTTCAGCGCCCTGGGCAGCCGCGCCAGCGTGTTCGAGGAAAGCGCGCCCACGGCCGTCTACGTGCCGCCGGGGCAGGAGGTCCGCATCACCGCGCGCGGCGCGGCCGAGGTCGCCCTGAGCGCCGCGCCCGCCACGGGCCGCCACGCCACGCGCGTGATCGCGCCCGAGGGCATGCGCCGCAGCGTGCGCGGCCAGGGCAGCAACACGCGCCATGTCTGCGACATCCTGCCCGAGACCGAGGCGGCCGAGTCGCTGCTGGTGGTCGAGGTCATCACGCCCGCCGGCAACTCGTCCAGCTATCCGCCGCACAAGCACGACAGCGCCGACCCGGCCGACCCCACGGCCGAGACCGTGCTGGAGGAAACCTACTTCCACCTGCTCAACCCCAGCCAGGGCTTTGCCTTCCAGCGCGTCTACACCGATGACCGCAGCATCGACGAAGCCATGGCGGTGGAGCACCGCGACACCGTGCTCGTGCCGCGCGGCTACCACCCCTGCGTGGCGCCGCACGGCTACGACCTGTACTACCTCAACACCATGGCCGGCCCCGAGCGGCGCTGGGCCTTCCGCAACGACCCCGCGCACGAATGGATGCTGCGGCCGCGCTGA
- a CDS encoding Bug family tripartite tricarboxylate transporter substrate binding protein: MPFHTLARKAWVPCALLALGLGTAHAQSTPAAAWPTQPVKWVVPYAPGGTTDVIARQLAVQMGKDLGQPVVVDNRPGAASIIGATLIARSAADGYTLGTADSGTLAFNPAMYARLSYDAAKDFSYIGGLGRMPLVLAVHPAFPAKNVQEFLALARKEPGGISSASSGPGSPLHVALELFKQRTGTHILHVAYKGSAPALQDLMAGQIQSMFVDLPPSLSAIRAGKLRVLAVATPQRLSVLPEVPTMAEAGVPGFEAYAWQGFVGPAHLSPALTERLNKSLATALRHPETRAKLEEIGIQPMEMTPQQFAGFVRSEQALWSGVIKAANIKMD, translated from the coding sequence ATGCCCTTCCACACACTGGCCCGCAAGGCCTGGGTGCCCTGCGCCCTGCTCGCCCTCGGCCTGGGCACCGCCCATGCCCAGTCCACACCGGCCGCCGCCTGGCCCACCCAGCCCGTCAAATGGGTGGTGCCCTACGCGCCGGGCGGCACCACCGACGTGATCGCGCGCCAGTTGGCCGTACAGATGGGCAAGGACCTGGGCCAGCCCGTGGTCGTGGACAACCGCCCCGGCGCGGCCAGCATCATCGGCGCCACGCTGATCGCGCGCTCCGCGGCCGACGGCTACACGCTGGGCACGGCCGACTCGGGAACGCTGGCCTTCAATCCAGCCATGTATGCACGCCTGAGCTATGACGCGGCCAAGGACTTCAGCTACATCGGCGGCCTGGGCCGCATGCCCCTGGTGCTGGCCGTGCACCCGGCCTTTCCGGCGAAGAACGTGCAGGAATTCCTGGCCCTGGCGCGCAAGGAGCCGGGCGGCATCTCCTCGGCCTCGTCGGGGCCGGGCTCGCCGCTGCACGTGGCGCTGGAGCTGTTCAAGCAGCGCACGGGCACCCACATCCTGCACGTGGCCTACAAGGGCTCGGCCCCGGCGCTGCAAGACCTCATGGCGGGCCAGATCCAGTCCATGTTCGTGGACCTGCCGCCCAGCCTCTCGGCCATCCGCGCGGGCAAGCTGCGCGTGCTGGCCGTGGCCACGCCCCAGCGCCTGTCCGTCCTGCCCGAGGTGCCCACCATGGCCGAAGCCGGCGTGCCCGGCTTCGAAGCCTATGCCTGGCAGGGCTTCGTCGGCCCCGCCCACCTGAGCCCGGCTCTCACCGAGCGCCTGAACAAAAGCCTGGCCACCGCCCTGCGCCATCCCGAGACGCGCGCCAAGCTCGAAGAGATCGGCATACAGCCCATGGAGATGACGCCGCAGCAGTTCGCCGGCTTCGTGCGCTCGGAGCAGGCGCTGTGGAGCGGCGTGATCAAGGCCGCCAACATCAAAATGGATTGA
- a CDS encoding tripartite tricarboxylate transporter substrate binding protein has product MTLASRRQFIQSLGTLAAAPALPAMAQAPAGAWPQRPIELIVPFAAGGGTDVLARALAEVARKHLPQDLIVLNRAGASGAVGWTELANAKPDGYKIGIITVELTMIPHMGLTKISSDALVPVARLNADPATIAVRSDSPYRSIEELIAAARKDEAAVRIGNAGPGSLGHLAAAALQDKAGVKFNHAPYRGANPAVLDLLGGHIEAVAVTPVEVATYVAAGKIRPLAIMAEQRIQAGWEAVPTLKERGIALLIGGWRGLAVPRNTPDAVVQTLRKAMALTLKDPALRETMAKQNMGEGYLDQPEFKAVIDRDNAVFKQLVDKLGIKA; this is encoded by the coding sequence ATGACCCTCGCATCCCGCCGCCAGTTCATCCAATCGCTCGGCACCCTGGCCGCCGCGCCCGCCCTGCCCGCCATGGCACAGGCACCTGCGGGCGCCTGGCCCCAGCGCCCCATCGAACTCATCGTGCCCTTTGCGGCCGGCGGTGGCACCGACGTGCTGGCGCGCGCGCTGGCCGAGGTGGCACGCAAGCACCTGCCCCAGGACCTGATCGTGCTCAACCGCGCAGGCGCCAGCGGCGCCGTGGGCTGGACCGAGCTGGCCAATGCCAAACCCGACGGCTACAAGATCGGCATCATCACCGTCGAGCTGACCATGATCCCGCACATGGGGCTGACCAAGATCAGCTCCGACGCCCTGGTGCCCGTGGCCCGCCTGAACGCCGACCCTGCCACCATCGCCGTGCGCTCCGACTCGCCCTATCGCAGCATCGAGGAACTGATCGCCGCAGCGCGCAAGGACGAGGCGGCAGTGCGCATCGGCAACGCCGGCCCGGGATCGCTGGGCCACCTGGCCGCCGCCGCGCTGCAGGACAAGGCGGGCGTGAAGTTCAACCACGCGCCCTACCGCGGCGCCAACCCTGCCGTGCTCGACCTGCTGGGCGGCCACATCGAGGCCGTGGCCGTCACGCCCGTGGAGGTGGCCACCTATGTGGCGGCCGGCAAGATCCGACCGCTGGCCATCATGGCCGAGCAGCGCATACAGGCCGGCTGGGAAGCCGTGCCCACGCTCAAGGAGCGCGGCATAGCCCTGCTCATCGGTGGCTGGCGCGGCCTGGCCGTGCCCCGCAACACACCCGACGCCGTGGTCCAGACCCTGCGCAAGGCCATGGCCCTGACCCTCAAGGACCCCGCCCTGCGCGAGACCATGGCCAAACAGAACATGGGCGAGGGCTACCTGGACCAGCCCGAATTCAAGGCCGTGATCGACCGCGACAACGCGGTGTTCAAGCAATTGGTGGACAAGCTGGGAATCAAGGCCTGA
- a CDS encoding LysR family transcriptional regulator has protein sequence MANENIETKADALWSHLHWLVVLEQQGSFTSAAARLGVSKAAMSQHIAELERAAGMALVTRTTRSVRLTEAGQRLVDDTRGAFEHIAHSFAGVRDLAAEPRGLLRVTAPVAFSRQQLMPRLPAFLRAHPQIRLELDLSDHLRSLALEGFDIAVRHASAPPETHVAWALAPTRSLLVASTDYLAAHGTPATPQDLAAHQCLHYPRTQGAMAWSFVPADAGADAGTDAVRTVVPVAGGFAANNSEMLRDAAMAGLGIALVPDFSAQSGLASGHLCEVLPGWRPVDAFGEHLFAIRPYASHVPRAVAVFVEFLRASFAAGFIR, from the coding sequence ATGGCGAATGAAAATATCGAGACCAAGGCCGATGCCCTGTGGAGCCACCTGCACTGGCTGGTGGTGCTGGAGCAGCAGGGCAGCTTCACCTCGGCTGCCGCGCGCCTGGGCGTGAGCAAGGCGGCCATGAGCCAGCACATCGCCGAGCTGGAGCGCGCCGCCGGCATGGCCCTGGTCACGCGCACCACGCGCAGCGTGCGCCTGACGGAAGCCGGCCAGCGCCTGGTGGACGACACGCGCGGCGCCTTCGAGCACATCGCCCACAGCTTCGCGGGCGTGCGCGACCTGGCGGCCGAGCCACGCGGCCTGTTGCGCGTCACGGCGCCCGTGGCCTTCTCGCGCCAGCAGCTCATGCCCCGGCTGCCGGCCTTTTTGCGGGCCCATCCGCAGATCCGCCTGGAGCTGGACCTGTCGGACCACCTGCGCTCGCTGGCGCTGGAGGGCTTCGACATCGCCGTGCGCCATGCCTCGGCCCCGCCCGAAACCCATGTGGCCTGGGCGCTGGCGCCCACGCGCTCGCTGCTGGTGGCCAGCACGGACTACCTGGCCGCGCACGGCACCCCGGCCACCCCGCAGGACCTGGCCGCGCACCAGTGCCTGCACTACCCGCGCACCCAGGGCGCCATGGCCTGGAGCTTCGTGCCGGCCGATGCCGGTGCGGACGCCGGTACCGACGCAGTACGCACTGTCGTGCCCGTGGCGGGCGGCTTTGCCGCCAACAACAGCGAAATGCTGCGCGACGCCGCCATGGCCGGCCTGGGCATCGCCCTGGTGCCCGACTTCAGCGCCCAATCGGGCCTGGCCTCCGGCCACCTGTGCGAGGTCCTGCCCGGCTGGCGGCCCGTCGATGCCTTCGGCGAACACCTGTTCGCGATACGCCCCTACGCCAGCCACGTGCCGCGCGCGGTGGCGGTGTTCGTGGAGTTCCTGCGGGCGTCGTTTGCGGCGGGGTTCATTCGCTGA
- a CDS encoding CoA-acylating methylmalonate-semialdehyde dehydrogenase produces MNTANTSFASIVHYVNGQRTAGASGREQDVTNPATGQVTGRVALASRADVDAAVAAAKAAFPQWADTPPIRRARVLLRFLELLNQHKDALAHAITAEHGKVFTDAQGEVSRGIDIVEFACGIPQLLKGDFTDQVSTGIDNWTLRQPLGVVTGITPFNFPVMVPMWMFPVAIAAGNTFVLKPSPIDPTPSLLIADLLRQAGLPDGVFNVVQGDKEAVDALIEHPDVKAVSFVGSTPIANYIYETGARHGKRVQALGGAKNHMVVMPDADIDQAVDALIGAGYGSAGERCMAISVAVLVGDVADQLIPRLVERTKALKVLDGEDLAAEMGPIVTRAAHDRISGYIDLGVKEGAQLLVDGRGFDGKAAGAATGTDTSGGFWLGGTLFDHVTPEMRIYKEEIFGPVLAVVRAKDFAEAVQLVNDHEFGNGVACFTRDGNVAREFGRRIEVGMVGINVPIPVPMAWHGFGGWKRSLFGDMHAYGEEGVRFYTRQKSIMQRWPESTPKGAEFVMPTAK; encoded by the coding sequence ATGAACACCGCAAACACCTCCTTCGCTTCCATCGTCCATTACGTCAACGGCCAGCGCACGGCAGGTGCCAGCGGCCGCGAGCAGGACGTGACCAACCCGGCCACCGGCCAGGTCACGGGCCGCGTGGCCCTGGCCTCGCGCGCCGACGTGGACGCCGCCGTGGCGGCCGCCAAGGCGGCCTTCCCCCAATGGGCCGACACGCCGCCCATCCGCCGCGCCCGCGTGCTGCTGCGCTTCCTGGAACTGCTCAACCAGCACAAGGATGCTCTGGCCCATGCCATCACGGCCGAGCACGGCAAGGTGTTCACCGATGCGCAGGGCGAGGTCAGCCGCGGCATCGACATCGTGGAGTTCGCCTGCGGCATCCCGCAGCTGCTCAAGGGCGACTTCACCGACCAGGTTTCCACCGGCATCGACAACTGGACGCTGCGCCAGCCGCTGGGCGTGGTCACGGGCATCACGCCCTTCAACTTCCCCGTGATGGTGCCGATGTGGATGTTCCCCGTGGCCATCGCGGCGGGCAACACCTTCGTGCTCAAGCCCAGCCCCATCGATCCCACGCCCTCGCTGCTGATCGCCGACCTGCTCAGGCAGGCCGGCCTGCCCGACGGCGTGTTCAACGTGGTCCAGGGCGACAAGGAAGCCGTGGACGCGCTGATCGAGCACCCCGACGTCAAGGCTGTGAGCTTCGTGGGCTCCACGCCGATCGCCAACTACATCTACGAGACCGGCGCCCGCCACGGCAAGCGCGTGCAGGCCCTGGGCGGCGCCAAGAACCACATGGTGGTCATGCCCGACGCCGACATCGACCAGGCCGTGGATGCGCTGATCGGCGCCGGCTACGGTTCGGCCGGCGAGCGCTGCATGGCCATCAGCGTGGCCGTGCTGGTGGGCGACGTGGCCGACCAGCTCATCCCCCGCCTGGTCGAGCGCACCAAGGCGCTGAAGGTGCTGGACGGCGAGGACCTGGCCGCGGAAATGGGCCCCATCGTGACGCGCGCCGCGCACGATCGCATCAGCGGCTACATCGATCTGGGCGTGAAGGAAGGCGCGCAGTTGCTGGTCGATGGCCGGGGCTTCGACGGCAAGGCGGCCGGCGCCGCCACGGGCACCGACACCTCGGGCGGCTTCTGGCTGGGCGGCACGCTGTTCGACCATGTCACGCCCGAGATGCGCATCTACAAGGAAGAGATCTTCGGCCCCGTGCTGGCCGTGGTGCGTGCCAAGGACTTCGCCGAGGCCGTGCAGCTGGTCAACGACCATGAGTTCGGCAACGGCGTGGCCTGCTTCACGCGCGACGGCAATGTGGCGCGAGAGTTCGGCCGCCGCATCGAGGTCGGCATGGTCGGCATCAATGTGCCGATTCCCGTGCCCATGGCCTGGCACGGCTTCGGCGGCTGGAAGCGCAGCCTGTTCGGCGACATGCATGCCTACGGCGAGGAAGGCGTGCGCTTCTACACCCGCCAGAAAAGCATCATGCAGCGCTGGCCCGAGAGCACGCCCAAGGGCGCCGAGTTCGTGATGCCCACGGCCAAGTAG
- a CDS encoding OmpW/AlkL family protein, which produces MKTFLRITAAVAAATACMAASAQSAGTWSVRLGATRIDPQTSSGWLSTPSFHDTRVDVQANSQLTGGVTYMVTNNWAIDVPVGLPFKHDFVGDGAISGTGKLGRTKVLPATVFAQYRFGEANSAFRPYVGLGVTYAKFFGERTTAALNGLTGGTLAHPTTASVDSKWGLTPQIGFVYNFNERWFLDVAYYKSFLKTTAHLSSGQSVSLKLNPNVYAIGIGYRF; this is translated from the coding sequence ATGAAGACATTCCTGCGCATCACCGCCGCCGTGGCCGCGGCCACGGCCTGCATGGCTGCCAGCGCCCAGTCCGCCGGTACCTGGAGCGTGCGCCTGGGCGCCACCCGCATCGACCCCCAGACCAGCAGCGGCTGGCTGTCCACGCCCAGCTTCCATGACACCCGCGTGGACGTGCAGGCCAACAGCCAGCTCACGGGCGGCGTGACCTACATGGTCACCAACAACTGGGCCATCGACGTACCCGTAGGCCTGCCGTTCAAGCACGACTTCGTGGGTGATGGCGCCATCTCGGGCACGGGCAAGCTGGGCCGCACCAAGGTGTTGCCGGCCACCGTGTTCGCGCAGTACCGCTTCGGCGAGGCCAACTCCGCCTTCCGCCCCTACGTGGGCCTGGGCGTGACCTATGCCAAGTTCTTCGGCGAGCGCACCACGGCCGCGCTCAACGGTCTGACCGGCGGCACGCTGGCCCATCCGACCACGGCCTCGGTGGACAGCAAGTGGGGCCTGACGCCGCAGATCGGTTTCGTCTACAACTTCAACGAGCGCTGGTTCCTGGACGTGGCCTACTACAAGAGCTTCCTGAAGACCACGGCACACCTGTCCTCGGGCCAGAGCGTGTCGCTCAAGCTGAACCCGAACGTCTACGCCATCGGCATCGGATACCGCTTCTGA
- a CDS encoding SGNH/GDSL hydrolase family protein — MATPFRILAAALATAGLLSACGGGSGADTTPKARITSVKVMGDSLSDSGTFGYKFTVQNATLTGAGSNQVWAERVAGLYNVSLCPRFNGTAFTPNTACTNYAVGGGRINYTKAPTAPISITQQILAAGAAGFTADDLAVIDGGANDAADVVGAFLAASRDQGASFQALLATRIDAVTLGALLQQGQAGMAQAGGLYMQNLAKGYIATIQANVLAKGATRVAILNVPAITLTPRFQMVLQSVAQQQGSAAAARLETVFDGWVKAFNQQLVTSFSGDSRVAIIDFYDEFRRQMGDPAQYAFTNVKKPACPATGVGSDGLPTYDFPSCTEAALSKSIPVGETRADWWKSYAFADSFHPTPYGHQQMSQLASRTLARVGWL, encoded by the coding sequence TTGGCGACACCTTTCCGAATTCTCGCGGCCGCATTGGCCACGGCAGGCCTGCTCTCCGCTTGTGGCGGCGGCAGCGGTGCGGACACCACGCCCAAGGCCAGGATCACTTCCGTCAAGGTCATGGGCGACAGCCTGTCCGACAGCGGCACCTTCGGCTACAAGTTCACGGTGCAGAACGCGACGCTGACGGGCGCGGGCTCCAACCAGGTCTGGGCCGAACGCGTGGCCGGCCTGTACAACGTCTCGCTGTGCCCGCGCTTCAACGGCACGGCCTTCACGCCCAACACCGCCTGCACCAACTACGCCGTGGGCGGTGGCCGCATCAACTACACCAAGGCGCCCACGGCGCCCATCTCCATCACCCAGCAGATCCTGGCCGCGGGCGCGGCCGGCTTCACGGCCGACGACCTGGCGGTGATCGACGGCGGCGCCAATGACGCGGCCGACGTGGTCGGTGCCTTCCTGGCCGCTTCCCGGGACCAGGGCGCCAGCTTCCAGGCCCTGTTGGCCACCAGGATCGACGCGGTCACGCTGGGGGCGCTGCTGCAGCAGGGCCAGGCCGGCATGGCCCAGGCCGGCGGCCTGTACATGCAGAACCTGGCCAAGGGCTATATCGCCACCATCCAGGCCAATGTGCTGGCCAAGGGCGCCACGCGCGTGGCCATCCTCAACGTACCCGCGATCACGCTGACGCCGCGCTTCCAGATGGTGCTGCAGTCCGTGGCGCAGCAACAGGGCTCGGCCGCGGCGGCCCGGCTCGAAACCGTCTTCGACGGCTGGGTGAAGGCCTTCAACCAGCAACTGGTGACCAGCTTCTCGGGCGACAGCCGCGTGGCCATCATCGACTTCTACGACGAGTTCCGCCGCCAGATGGGCGACCCCGCCCAGTACGCGTTCACCAATGTGAAGAAGCCCGCCTGCCCGGCGACCGGAGTGGGATCGGACGGCCTGCCCACCTACGATTTCCCGAGCTGCACCGAGGCCGCGCTGTCCAAGTCCATTCCCGTGGGTGAGACCCGCGCCGACTGGTGGAAGAGCTATGCCTTCGCCGACAGCTTCCATCCAACGCCCTACGGCCACCAGCAGATGAGCCAGCTGGCTTCGCGCACGCTGGCCCGCGTAGGCTGGCTGTGA
- the dacB gene encoding D-alanyl-D-alanine carboxypeptidase/D-alanyl-D-alanine-endopeptidase translates to MTGVDLPAMLHLSPSSFPISFVSYCRWPFSRQGLAATVLAAAALPGTVLAQADAPASPAALSTKAARESRLPPAVEAALARAKLPREAVSVLVVEVDGHAAPRLDWQSHVAMNPASVMKLVTTYAALDQLGPAHVWRTPVFLGGPVQDGVLRGPLYIQGQGDPKLVMERLWLMLRRLQGLGIRVIVGDIVLDRSAFAVASHDPSNFDNEPWRPYNVAPDALLVNYKAVTVGFAPDVAAGVARLQYDPPLAGLQQQETVPLAPTGSECGDWRSRLQLDMADPQRIAFAGQFPAVCGDRSWSLAPAQPEAFAARAIEGMWRELGGKLTGTVRDGRVPAGLQPAFQSESPSLAEVVRDINKYSNNVMAQQVFLTLGMQRTGVASFEASRQVLGQWWQARWGAAEQPVVDNGAGLSREARVTASGLGRMLQQAWASPVMPEFVASMPIVGIDGTLRRSNSRAQGQAHLKTGTLRDASALAGYVDGASGRRYVLVAMANHANAAAARTAWDALVDWTARDR, encoded by the coding sequence ATGACCGGCGTAGACTTGCCGGCCATGTTGCATCTTTCGCCGTCTTCTTTCCCTATTTCCTTCGTTTCTTACTGCAGATGGCCCTTTTCCCGCCAGGGGCTGGCAGCCACGGTGCTGGCGGCGGCGGCCTTGCCGGGCACGGTGCTTGCCCAGGCCGACGCACCGGCCTCACCGGCGGCCCTGTCCACCAAGGCGGCGCGTGAAAGCCGCCTGCCGCCCGCCGTGGAGGCCGCGCTGGCACGCGCCAAGCTGCCGCGCGAGGCGGTCTCCGTCCTGGTCGTCGAGGTCGATGGCCACGCCGCCCCACGCCTGGACTGGCAAAGCCATGTGGCCATGAATCCGGCCTCGGTGATGAAGCTGGTCACCACCTATGCGGCGCTGGACCAGCTGGGTCCGGCCCATGTCTGGCGCACGCCCGTCTTTCTGGGAGGGCCCGTGCAGGACGGCGTGCTGCGCGGGCCGCTGTACATCCAGGGCCAGGGTGATCCCAAGCTGGTGATGGAGCGGCTGTGGCTGATGCTGCGCCGGCTCCAGGGCCTGGGCATCAGGGTCATCGTCGGCGACATCGTGCTGGACCGCAGCGCGTTCGCCGTGGCCTCACACGACCCCTCCAACTTCGACAACGAGCCCTGGCGTCCCTACAACGTCGCGCCCGACGCCCTGCTGGTCAACTACAAGGCCGTGACCGTGGGCTTCGCGCCGGACGTTGCCGCTGGCGTGGCGCGGCTGCAATACGATCCGCCGCTGGCCGGCCTGCAGCAGCAGGAAACGGTGCCGCTGGCGCCGACCGGCAGCGAGTGCGGCGACTGGCGCAGCCGGCTGCAGCTGGACATGGCCGATCCGCAGCGCATCGCCTTCGCGGGCCAGTTCCCTGCCGTCTGCGGCGACAGGAGCTGGTCGCTGGCGCCGGCCCAGCCCGAGGCCTTCGCGGCCCGGGCCATCGAGGGCATGTGGCGCGAGCTGGGCGGCAAGCTCACGGGCACGGTGCGCGATGGCCGCGTGCCGGCCGGGCTGCAGCCGGCGTTCCAGAGCGAATCGCCCTCGCTGGCCGAGGTGGTGCGCGACATCAACAAGTACAGCAACAACGTCATGGCCCAGCAGGTGTTCCTGACCCTGGGCATGCAGCGCACGGGCGTGGCCAGCTTCGAGGCCTCGCGCCAGGTCCTGGGTCAGTGGTGGCAGGCGCGCTGGGGCGCGGCCGAGCAGCCCGTGGTGGACAACGGCGCGGGCCTGAGCCGCGAGGCGCGCGTCACCGCGTCGGGCCTGGGCCGCATGTTGCAGCAGGCCTGGGCCTCGCCCGTGATGCCCGAGTTCGTGGCCTCCATGCCCATCGTCGGCATCGACGGGACGCTGCGCCGCAGCAACAGCCGTGCCCAGGGGCAGGCCCACCTGAAGACCGGGACGCTGCGCGATGCCTCGGCCCTGGCAGGCTACGTGGATGGCGCCAGCGGACGCCGCTACGTGCTGGTGGCCATGGCCAACCATGCCAACGCCGCGGCCGCGCGCACGGCCTGGGATGCGCTGGTGGACTGGACGGCGCGCGACCGCTGA
- the tsaB gene encoding tRNA (adenosine(37)-N6)-threonylcarbamoyltransferase complex dimerization subunit type 1 TsaB, which yields MNLLALDTSTDTLSIAVQRGDAVWEHSGPGGPQTSTQLIPAIQALMAEAGLEFAELAAIVFGRGPGSFTGLRTACSVAQGLAFGARVPVLPMDSLLAVAEQARMQCGCTDLVAVLDARMNEVYHAAYHYGDGRWNDIGEHSGDFGLCAPEALQLPPGTVVAGNALAAYGERLAPQARHVTALPTATAMLRLAPAQLAADRALPADQALPRYIRDKVAQTTAEREAAREAAASAPAPGASPTQP from the coding sequence ATGAATCTCCTCGCCCTCGACACCAGTACCGACACCCTTTCCATCGCCGTGCAGCGCGGCGATGCCGTCTGGGAGCACAGCGGCCCCGGCGGCCCGCAGACCTCGACCCAGTTGATTCCGGCCATCCAGGCCCTGATGGCCGAGGCGGGCCTGGAGTTCGCCGAGCTGGCAGCCATCGTCTTCGGCCGCGGCCCGGGTTCGTTCACGGGCCTGCGCACGGCCTGCTCCGTGGCCCAGGGCCTGGCCTTCGGCGCCCGCGTGCCCGTGCTGCCCATGGACAGCCTGCTGGCCGTGGCCGAGCAGGCGCGCATGCAATGCGGCTGCACCGACCTGGTGGCCGTGCTCGATGCGCGCATGAACGAGGTCTACCACGCCGCCTACCACTACGGCGACGGCCGCTGGAACGACATCGGCGAGCACAGCGGCGACTTCGGCCTGTGCGCGCCCGAGGCGCTGCAGCTGCCGCCCGGTACCGTGGTCGCCGGTAACGCGCTGGCTGCCTATGGCGAGCGCCTGGCGCCCCAGGCCCGCCATGTGACGGCCCTGCCCACGGCCACCGCCATGCTGCGCCTGGCACCCGCCCAGCTGGCGGCCGACCGCGCACTGCCGGCCGACCAGGCCCTGCCGCGCTATATCCGCGATAAAGTGGCGCAGACCACCGCCGAGCGCGAGGCGGCCCGCGAGGCCGCCGCCAGCGCGCCGGCCCCCGGTGCCTCCCCGACCCAGCCATGA
- the rimI gene encoding ribosomal protein S18-alanine N-acetyltransferase codes for MSTHTPQPSRPQPPLTDAPPAQDSVRFEPLNMLWLDALLPVEQQAYSHPWTRGNFIDAMAAGYETQLLVDARGELVGYFVAMTVLDEVHLLNITVAPARQRQGWARILLDALALWARQRQAHWIWLEVRESNARARSIYATHGFQEVGLRKNYYPMHDGPREHAVLMSLKLWP; via the coding sequence ATGAGCACGCATACGCCACAGCCTTCGCGACCGCAGCCCCCCCTGACCGATGCACCGCCGGCGCAGGACAGCGTGCGCTTCGAGCCGCTGAACATGCTGTGGCTGGATGCGCTGCTGCCCGTGGAACAGCAGGCCTATTCCCACCCCTGGACGCGCGGCAACTTCATCGACGCCATGGCGGCCGGCTACGAGACGCAGCTGCTGGTCGATGCCCGGGGCGAGCTGGTGGGCTACTTCGTGGCCATGACCGTGCTCGACGAGGTGCACCTGCTCAACATCACCGTGGCCCCGGCGCGCCAGCGCCAGGGCTGGGCCCGCATCCTGCTGGATGCGCTGGCCCTGTGGGCCCGCCAGCGCCAGGCCCACTGGATCTGGCTGGAAGTGCGCGAGAGCAATGCCCGCGCGCGCTCCATCTACGCCACGCATGGCTTCCAGGAAGTGGGCCTGCGCAAGAACTATTACCCGATGCACGACGGCCCGCGAGAGCACGCCGTGCTGATGAGCCTGAAGCTATGGCCCTGA